The following are encoded in a window of Arvicanthis niloticus isolate mArvNil1 chromosome 1, mArvNil1.pat.X, whole genome shotgun sequence genomic DNA:
- the Znrd2 gene encoding protein ZNRD2 yields MALNGADVDDFTWEPPTEAETKVLQARRERQDRISRLMGDYLLRGYRMLGDTCADCGTILLQDKQRKIYCVACQELDSDVDKDNPALNAQAALSQVREHQLASTTEPASSSRPPSQPPVPRPEHCEGAAAGLKAAQGPPLPAAPPNADVVASTQTALLQKLTWASVELGSSASLETSIQLCGLIRACAEALGSLKQLEH; encoded by the exons ATGGCCTTGAACGGTGCAG ATGTCGACGATTTCACCTGGGAGCCTCCGACTGAAGCTGAGACGAAGGTGCTGCAGGCGCGACGGGAGCGGCAGGATCGCATCTCTCGTCTCATGGGCGACTACCTGCTCCGTGGTTACCGCATGCTGGGCGACACGTGCGCGGACTGCGGG ACGATCCTCCTGCAAGATAAACAGCGGAAAATCTACTGCGTGGCTTGTCAGGAGCTCGACTCAGACGTGGATAAAGATAATCCGG CTCTGAATGCACAAGCAGCCCTCTCTCAAGTTCGGGAACACCAGCTGGCCTCTACGACAGAGCCTGCCTCGAGCTCTCGGCCCCCATCCCAGCCACCTGTACCCCGTCCAGAGCACTGTGAGGGAGCTGCAGCAGGGCTCAAGGCAGCCCAGGGGCCTCCACTTCCAGCTGCACCTCCAAATGCAGACGTAGTGGCTTCCACACAGACAGCCCTCCTGCAGAAGCTAACCTGGGCGTCAGTTGAGCTGGGCTCTAGCGCTTCCTTGGAGACTAGTATCCAGCTCTGTGGGCTTATTCGGGCTTGTGCTGAGGCCCTGGGCAGCCTGAAGCAGCTGGAGCACTGA